In Pseudonocardia sp. DSM 110487, the sequence ACGGCACCTATTACCGCGTCGTCTGCGACCGGGCGTGGCCCTCGTACGTACCCGGCGACCTGTTCTTCAACGAGGACGGGATGGCCATGTCGTTCTGCTTCGCGAAGGGCCGCGTGGACTTCCGCAGCCGCTACGTCCGCACACCCCGCTTCGAAGCCGAACGGGCCGCGGGCCGGTCGCTGTTCGGCGCCTACCGCAACCCGTACACCGACGACCCGTCGGTGGCTGGTGTGAACCGCACCGTCGCGAACACCAACGTCTTCTACCACGGAGGAAAGCTCTACGCCTGCAAGGAGGACTCCCCTCCTCTGCTGCTCGACCCGGTCACCCTCGACACCATCGGCCTGTACGACTTCGAGGGTGCGCTGACGGCCCGCACGAGCACCGCGCACCCCAAGACCGACCCCGTCACCGGCGAGATGGTGTTCTTTTCGTTCCAGGCCAAGGGCGAGGTCACCCCGGACATCGCCTACTACGAGGCCGACCCGGCGGGCACGGTCATCCACGAGGCCTGGCTGCGGGCCCCCTACACCTCGATGGTGCATGACTTCTGCGTCACCCAGAACTTCGTGATCTTCCCGATCATCCCGCTGCGGGCCGAGGACGAGTGGCTGCGCCGGGGCGAGTCGCACTACAAGTGGGACCCCGACGAGGACGTGTACCTGGGCGTGGTCCCGCGCAAGGGCAGCGGCGACGAGGTGCGCTGGTTCCGCGGTTCCAACCGGTTCGCCAGCCACATCCTCGGGGCCAGCGACGACGGCCGCCGCATCCACATCGAGACCCCGGTGGGCCGGGACAACTTCTTCCCGTTCTTCCCCTGGGTCGACGACACGCCCTACGACCCCGTGACCGCGCGCGCCTTCCTGTCCCGCTGGACGATCGACATGGGTGCTCCCGGCGAGACCTTCACCGAGCACCGCCTCGTCGACGTCGCCGGCGAGTTCCCGCGGATGGACGACCGTCGCGAGACCCTGCCGCACGAGTGGGGGGTGATGGCGCTCAATCACGTCCCCGGGGACGACGCCCCCGGCTCCGGCTTCCGCTGGATCGCTGGGCTGGACCTGACCAGCGGCCGCGCGCCGCAGATCTTCTACGCTGGCGACGACTGCTCGGTGGGCGAGCCGGTGTTCGTCCCCGGCTCGCCCGACGCCCCGGAGGGGCATGGCTACGTATTCGTCGTCGTCGGGCGCCACCAGCAGATGCGCAGCGACCTGGTGATCCTCGACGCCCAGCGCGTCGACGGGCCGCCCGTCGCGACCGTCGCGCTGCCGTTCCGCATCCGCCGAGGCCTGCACGGCAACTGGGTCAGCGGCGCTGAGCTGCGCACCCGCACCGCCTGAGTTCCCGCCCTGCGATCAAAGGAGATCACCTGTGACGATCGACGAGGCCACACCCCCCGCCGGCGGCACCGATCGCGGCGAACTGGAGCGCACCGTCGCCGAGTTGGCCGCCCGGGTGCGCCGGCTCGAGGCGGTCGACGCGGTGCGCCGCCTGCACAACCAGTACGGCTACTACCTGGACAAGTGCCTCTACGACGAGGTGGTGGCGCTGTTCACCCGCGACTGCGAGATGCACTTCGTCGGTGGCATCTACCGGGGCGTCGAGAGCATCAAGCGCGTCTACCTCGGCCGATTCCGCGAGCGGTTCACCCGGGGGTACAACGGCCCCGTCCACGGGTTCCTGCTCGACCACGTGATGCTGCAGGACGTCGTCACCGTCGCCGAGGACGGGCTCTCGGCCAAGGCTCGGATGCGCACGCTGATGCAGGCAGGCATCCACGAGAGCGCCATGCACCTGCGCGAGCGGGTCTCGTTCGAGCAGTGGTGGGAGGGCGGCATGTACGAGAACGAGTACGCCGTCGAGGACAGGGTGTGGAAGATCCGCAAGCTCGGCTACCACGCCATCTGGCACGGCGACCACGCCCGGGGTTGGACCCACACCGCGCCCATGAACCACATCCTGCCGACGGCGACCTTCCCCGAGGACCCGATCGGCCCCGACGAGATCACCCCGTACGAGTTCTTCCCCGCCACCGACACGGTGCCCTTCCACTACCCGCACCCGGTCACCGCCGAGGCCGTGGACGGGCGGGCCGACCGTAGGCAGACCCCGTGACCACACCGAACGGCCCCGCGTACCGCCGGATCGCCACCGAGGAAGCGTTCGCACCGCCGGAGATCCTCGACCGCTACCGGGACCTGCTGCGCGACGGCGGCGGCGACCGCGGGTTCCAGAGCCTGTGGGGCTTCTACCTCGGCAGCACCGCCGAGCGGCCGCGGTGGGTGGTGGACCGGCTGGCCGATCTCGGCGTAAAGCGCATCGCCGACATGGACGCGCACGGTATCGATCATCAGGTCATCTCGCTGACCTGCCCCGGGACCCAGCTCTTCGGCACCGCCGAGGCGACCGCACTCGCCCGGCACGTCAACGACGTCGCGGCGCAGGCCGTGCGCGACCACCCGGAGCGGTTCACCGCGCTCGCGGCGGTGGCACTGCAGGACCCGACGGCCGCCGCGGCCGAGCTCGACCGCGCCGTGACGCAGCTCGGCATGCGCGGGGTGATCCTCAACTCCCACATGCAGGGCCGCTACCTCGACGACCGGGAGTTCTGGCCGGTTCTGGAGGCGGCAGAGGCTCTGGGCGTGCCGGTGTACCTGCACCCCAACACCCCGCCGGACAGCATGATCGAGCCGCTGTACGAGGCGGGTCTCGACGGCGCAATCTACGGGTTCGCCGTCGAGACGGCGATGCACGTGCTGCGGATCATGTCGGCGGGGCTGTTCGATCACTTCCCGCGGCTGCGCCTGGTGATCGGGCACCTCGGCGAGGGACTGCCGTTCTGGATCCCGCGGATCGACTTCTTCCACCACGCCCAGGTGCTCTCCGGCCGCTACCCGGCGATGAAGGCCGTGGAGCTGCGGCCAAGCGACTACCTGCGACGCAACGTCTGGTTCACGACCAGCGGGATGGCCTGGACGCCCGCGGTCATGTTCGTGCGTGATGTCGTCGGCGCCGATCGCGTGCTCTACGCCATGGACTACCCCTACCAGTGCGTCGCCGACGAGGTGCGCGAGCTCGACGCCCTCCCGGTCCCGCCGTCGGAGCTCGCGGCCTTCTACGAGACGACCGCTGTCGAGCTCTTCGGCCTCCACCACTGATCCCACCACCCCGAACGCCACGGAGCTCGACGATGAGTGCAGTGGACGACCCGTCCGTTCCCCTCGACACCGGCGCGCCGGGCAAGGGCCTGACCTTGCCCGTACTGGCCGTCTACGTATTCGCCAACCTGTGCTCCTGGACGGCGATCCTCACCCCGATCGCGATCACGCTCGCGCTGCGCGTCCGCGAGATCGACCCGGCCGGAGCCAGCGCCTCCCTGTCGATGGTGTCGGCGATCGGTGCCGTGTTCGGCATCGTCGCCAACCCCGTGTTCGGCAGGCTGTCCGATCGGACCCGCTCCCGCTTCGGCATGCGCAGACCGTGGATGCTCGGCGGTATCGCCGCAGCGACATGCGGGCTGGGGATCGTCGCGGCGGCACCGTCGGTCGCTGTGCTGG encodes:
- a CDS encoding carotenoid oxygenase family protein — its product is MTSFPRPQVPFEAPMRVEADISGLEVVQGEVPEHLDGTYYRVVCDRAWPSYVPGDLFFNEDGMAMSFCFAKGRVDFRSRYVRTPRFEAERAAGRSLFGAYRNPYTDDPSVAGVNRTVANTNVFYHGGKLYACKEDSPPLLLDPVTLDTIGLYDFEGALTARTSTAHPKTDPVTGEMVFFSFQAKGEVTPDIAYYEADPAGTVIHEAWLRAPYTSMVHDFCVTQNFVIFPIIPLRAEDEWLRRGESHYKWDPDEDVYLGVVPRKGSGDEVRWFRGSNRFASHILGASDDGRRIHIETPVGRDNFFPFFPWVDDTPYDPVTARAFLSRWTIDMGAPGETFTEHRLVDVAGEFPRMDDRRETLPHEWGVMALNHVPGDDAPGSGFRWIAGLDLTSGRAPQIFYAGDDCSVGEPVFVPGSPDAPEGHGYVFVVVGRHQQMRSDLVILDAQRVDGPPVATVALPFRIRRGLHGNWVSGAELRTRTA
- a CDS encoding nuclear transport factor 2 family protein, giving the protein MTIDEATPPAGGTDRGELERTVAELAARVRRLEAVDAVRRLHNQYGYYLDKCLYDEVVALFTRDCEMHFVGGIYRGVESIKRVYLGRFRERFTRGYNGPVHGFLLDHVMLQDVVTVAEDGLSAKARMRTLMQAGIHESAMHLRERVSFEQWWEGGMYENEYAVEDRVWKIRKLGYHAIWHGDHARGWTHTAPMNHILPTATFPEDPIGPDEITPYEFFPATDTVPFHYPHPVTAEAVDGRADRRQTP
- a CDS encoding amidohydrolase family protein produces the protein MTTPNGPAYRRIATEEAFAPPEILDRYRDLLRDGGGDRGFQSLWGFYLGSTAERPRWVVDRLADLGVKRIADMDAHGIDHQVISLTCPGTQLFGTAEATALARHVNDVAAQAVRDHPERFTALAAVALQDPTAAAAELDRAVTQLGMRGVILNSHMQGRYLDDREFWPVLEAAEALGVPVYLHPNTPPDSMIEPLYEAGLDGAIYGFAVETAMHVLRIMSAGLFDHFPRLRLVIGHLGEGLPFWIPRIDFFHHAQVLSGRYPAMKAVELRPSDYLRRNVWFTTSGMAWTPAVMFVRDVVGADRVLYAMDYPYQCVADEVRELDALPVPPSELAAFYETTAVELFGLHH